The Blattabacterium cuenoti genome includes a region encoding these proteins:
- a CDS encoding M16 family metallopeptidase codes for MFAYTFNRNIPPKSLKRKTTINIEKPKFFQMKNGLKVLVVENHKLPLVRIGLELDCKPFLEKNKAGTKKVFGQMIRSGTKNYSKEKLDDMIDYMGCSLYTSFSEISIFTMKKYLDKSVSIMSDILMNSKFDNSKELDKIIKQRITDIDLSEKDSNAILQRVRNVLYFGKNHPYGEYETRDTIKNITLYDLKKLYDKYYIPNKSYLSFIGDISQKEAEKLCDLYFSKWEKKYEIDDPIVKEYVIPSKIEIDIVDIPSLTQSTICFGGPVCFKKSDPEYFSSILANGILGGGPQSRLFLNLREKKAYTYGAYSILKSDKNIGYFSVYTQVRNEVTEKVIKDIIKEIVKITENKISLEELNIKKKEISGQFILDFEDPNRISDLFICELKNNLPNGFYKNYLNKIESVTINDIYESCRKFFFTKNGRIIIVGKASDVVPKIKKLGYPIRYFDQFGSLIKKEK; via the coding sequence ATGTTCGCTTATACATTTAATAGGAATATACCGCCTAAATCTCTAAAAAGAAAAACCACAATCAATATTGAAAAACCTAAATTTTTTCAAATGAAAAATGGATTAAAAGTTTTAGTAGTAGAAAATCATAAACTTCCTTTGGTTAGAATTGGTTTAGAATTAGATTGTAAACCTTTTTTAGAGAAAAATAAGGCTGGAACAAAAAAAGTTTTTGGTCAAATGATTCGTTCCGGAACGAAAAATTATTCTAAAGAAAAATTAGACGATATGATTGATTACATGGGATGTAGTTTATATACTTCTTTCTCAGAAATATCTATCTTCACGATGAAAAAATATTTGGATAAATCTGTATCTATAATGAGCGATATTTTAATGAATAGCAAATTTGATAATTCTAAAGAATTAGATAAAATAATTAAACAAAGAATTACAGATATTGATCTTTCTGAAAAAGATTCAAATGCTATTTTACAACGAGTACGCAATGTTTTATATTTTGGTAAAAATCATCCTTATGGAGAATACGAAACTCGTGATACAATTAAAAATATTACTCTTTATGATTTGAAAAAATTGTATGATAAATATTATATACCAAATAAATCCTATCTTTCTTTCATAGGAGATATATCTCAAAAAGAAGCAGAAAAGTTGTGTGATCTTTATTTTTCTAAGTGGGAAAAAAAATATGAGATAGATGATCCTATTGTAAAAGAATATGTGATTCCATCTAAAATAGAAATAGATATAGTGGATATTCCTTCTTTAACTCAATCTACTATTTGTTTTGGAGGACCAGTTTGTTTTAAAAAAAGTGATCCTGAATATTTTTCTTCCATATTAGCAAATGGTATCTTAGGAGGAGGGCCTCAAAGTCGTTTGTTTTTAAATCTTAGAGAAAAAAAAGCTTATACATATGGAGCTTATTCTATTTTGAAATCTGATAAAAATATTGGGTACTTCTCAGTTTATACTCAGGTCAGAAATGAAGTAACAGAAAAAGTTATAAAAGACATTATAAAAGAAATTGTGAAAATAACGGAAAATAAAATTTCTTTAGAAGAATTAAATATTAAGAAAAAAGAAATCAGTGGGCAGTTTATACTCGATTTTGAAGATCCTAATCGAATTAGTGATCTTTTCATATGTGAATTAAAAAACAATCTTCCAAATGGATTTTATAAAAATTATTTAAATAAAATCGAATCAGTTACTATAAATGATATTTATGAATCATGCAGAAAATTTTTTTTCACAAAAAATGGTAGAATAATAATTGTTGGAAAAGCTAGTGATGTGGTACCTAAAATAAAAAAGTTAGGATATCCTATCCGTTATTTTGATCAA
- a CDS encoding M16 family metallopeptidase gives MVLNFSSSKNSDYKIKFFEEKLSNGLHVILHQDQTHPLVSISVLYHVGSKNETPGKSGFAHFFEHLMFEGSKNVKKGEYFKYIASNGGKNNAYTNHDETCYYEILPSDRLPLALWLESERMLHAKVDEESINIQREVVKEEKKMRVDNQPYVKAITEIIPSLLFKKHPYKYPIIGFDQDLDNATEKDYKEFYKTYYVPNNAVLVISGDFDMNEARRLIRQYFSPIPKGKMNFGMKKIEEEPIKKEIFFTYVDKNTKVPGVFLSYRVPKLTSKDSYILKFIDHVLSSGESSRIMRNIVNKRQIASYAGSFLDTMEDYGIFIIYGLVNPGVTLDELTKIIDEEIDLLKKEGITPYELEKQRNYFEKKFISDNYSMSGITANLSHYYLYYHHANLINTDLEVYKKITIEDIKRVANKYLNKNNRVRLYDIPENDKK, from the coding sequence ATGGTATTAAATTTTTCGAGTTCTAAAAACTCTGATTATAAAATTAAATTTTTCGAAGAAAAATTATCAAATGGATTGCATGTGATTTTGCATCAAGATCAGACTCATCCTTTAGTTTCTATTTCAGTTTTATACCATGTAGGTAGTAAAAACGAAACACCTGGTAAATCTGGATTTGCTCATTTTTTCGAACATCTTATGTTTGAAGGATCAAAAAATGTGAAAAAAGGAGAATATTTTAAATATATAGCTTCCAATGGAGGTAAAAATAATGCTTATACAAATCATGATGAAACTTGTTACTATGAGATATTACCATCTGATCGTCTACCACTAGCTTTGTGGTTAGAGTCAGAAAGAATGCTTCATGCTAAGGTGGATGAAGAAAGTATTAATATACAAAGAGAAGTAGTAAAAGAAGAAAAGAAAATGCGAGTAGATAATCAGCCATATGTAAAAGCAATTACTGAAATTATTCCTTCTTTATTATTTAAAAAACATCCATATAAATATCCAATTATTGGATTTGATCAAGATTTAGATAACGCTACAGAAAAAGATTATAAAGAATTTTATAAAACTTACTATGTTCCTAATAATGCTGTTTTAGTTATATCAGGTGATTTCGATATGAATGAAGCTAGAAGATTGATTAGACAATATTTTTCACCTATTCCTAAAGGGAAAATGAATTTTGGAATGAAAAAGATAGAAGAAGAACCTATCAAGAAAGAAATATTTTTTACTTATGTAGATAAAAATACTAAAGTACCTGGAGTATTTTTATCTTATAGAGTACCAAAACTAACAAGCAAAGATTCTTATATATTAAAATTCATTGATCACGTATTATCTTCTGGAGAAAGTTCTAGAATTATGAGAAATATTGTAAACAAAAGACAAATAGCTTCTTATGCAGGATCATTCTTAGACACAATGGAAGATTATGGTATTTTTATTATATATGGATTAGTAAATCCTGGAGTCACATTAGATGAATTAACAAAAATAATTGATGAAGAAATAGACCTTCTAAAAAAGGAAGGAATTACACCATATGAATTAGAAAAACAAAGAAATTATTTTGAAAAAAAATTTATTTCAGATAATTATTCTATGAGTGGAATAACAGCAAATTTGTCTCATTATTATTTGTATTATCATCATGCTAATTTAATTAATACTGATCTAGAAGTATATAAGAAAATAACGATAGAAGATATAAAAAGAGTTGCTAATAAATATTTAAATAAAAATAATAGAGTTCGTTTATATGATATTCCAGAAAACGATAAAAAATAA